A stretch of the Mycobacterium shigaense genome encodes the following:
- a CDS encoding fasciclin domain-containing protein, with amino-acid sequence MMNVHAKTLAAAGLVAIVITGIAGCSSNKPTAQSTPSTAPPAGTASSAMMTATADPAAGLIGSGCSAYASQNPTGPGSVAGMAQHPVAAAASNNPMLSTLTAALSGKLNPNVNLVDTLNNGQYTVFAPTNAAFDKLPAATLDKLKTDSVLLKSILSYHVVQGQLSPAKVDGTPATLQGATVTVAGQGNDLKVNDAGLVCGGVHTANATVYMIDTVLMPPS; translated from the coding sequence ATGATGAACGTTCACGCCAAAACGCTCGCGGCTGCGGGTCTCGTAGCGATTGTCATCACGGGCATCGCCGGGTGTTCGAGCAACAAGCCCACGGCTCAGAGCACCCCCAGCACCGCACCCCCTGCCGGCACGGCGTCCTCCGCCATGATGACCGCGACGGCCGACCCGGCGGCCGGCCTGATCGGGTCCGGGTGCTCGGCGTATGCCTCGCAAAACCCCACGGGTCCCGGGTCGGTGGCCGGCATGGCGCAGCACCCGGTCGCGGCGGCGGCGTCGAACAACCCGATGCTGAGCACCCTGACCGCGGCCTTGTCGGGCAAGTTGAACCCGAACGTCAATCTCGTCGACACTCTCAACAACGGGCAATACACGGTGTTTGCGCCGACCAACGCGGCATTCGACAAGCTACCGGCGGCCACCCTGGACAAACTCAAGACGGACTCCGTACTGCTCAAAAGCATCCTGAGCTACCACGTCGTGCAAGGTCAGCTCAGTCCGGCCAAGGTCGACGGCACCCCGGCGACCCTGCAGGGCGCCACAGTGACGGTGGCCGGTCAAGGAAATGACCTCAAGGTCAACGATGCGGGGCTGGTGTGCGGCGGGGTGCACACCGCGAACGCGACCGTGTACATGATCGACACGGTCTTGATGCCGCCCTCGTAA
- the dxr gene encoding 1-deoxy-D-xylulose-5-phosphate reductoisomerase, with protein sequence MTRPTTTDPGARLRVLVLGSTGSIGTQALEVIADNPDRFEVVGLAAGGANPETLRRQRAETGVTNIAVPDERAAQHIGDVPYRGPDAVTRLVEETEADVVLNALVGALGLRPTLAALQTGARLALANKESLVAGGPLVLQAARPGQIVPVDSEHSALAQCLRGGAPDEVAKLVLTASGGPFRGWSATDLEAVTPEQAGAHPTWSMGPMNTLNSASLVNKGLELIETHLLFGIAYDRIDVVVHPQSIVHSMVTFVDGSTIAQASPPDMKLPISLALGWPRRVAGAAASCDFSTASSWEFEPLDAEVFPAVELARYAGETGGCLTAVYNAANEEAAAAFLQGRITFGAIVRTIADVLHAADKWAPQLGEVPATVDDVLDAQRWARERAQHVVRAASPAGV encoded by the coding sequence GTGACCCGCCCGACGACCACCGATCCCGGCGCGCGCCTGCGCGTCCTGGTGCTGGGCAGCACCGGTTCCATCGGCACCCAGGCGCTGGAGGTCATCGCCGACAACCCCGACCGCTTCGAGGTGGTCGGGCTGGCGGCCGGCGGGGCAAACCCCGAGACGCTGCGACGCCAGCGCGCCGAGACGGGCGTGACCAACATCGCCGTGCCCGACGAGCGCGCCGCGCAGCACATCGGTGACGTCCCCTACCGCGGTCCCGACGCCGTCACCCGGCTGGTCGAGGAGACCGAGGCCGACGTCGTCCTCAACGCACTGGTCGGGGCCCTGGGCCTGCGGCCGACGCTGGCCGCCCTGCAGACGGGTGCCCGGCTGGCGCTGGCCAACAAGGAATCGTTGGTTGCCGGCGGTCCGCTGGTGCTGCAGGCGGCGCGGCCAGGCCAGATCGTGCCCGTCGACTCCGAGCACTCCGCGCTGGCCCAGTGCCTGCGCGGCGGGGCGCCCGACGAGGTCGCCAAGCTGGTGCTGACCGCCTCCGGCGGGCCGTTCCGCGGCTGGTCCGCCACCGACCTGGAGGCCGTCACGCCCGAGCAAGCCGGCGCCCACCCGACCTGGTCGATGGGACCGATGAACACGCTGAACTCGGCGTCGCTGGTCAACAAGGGGCTCGAGCTCATCGAGACGCATCTGCTGTTCGGCATTGCCTACGACCGCATCGACGTCGTGGTGCACCCGCAGTCGATTGTTCATTCGATGGTCACGTTCGTCGACGGTTCGACGATCGCGCAGGCCAGCCCCCCGGACATGAAGCTGCCGATCTCGCTGGCGCTGGGCTGGCCCCGGCGGGTGGCCGGCGCGGCCGCCTCCTGCGACTTCAGCACCGCCTCTAGCTGGGAATTCGAACCGCTCGACGCCGAGGTTTTCCCCGCGGTGGAGCTGGCCCGGTATGCCGGGGAGACCGGCGGCTGCCTGACGGCGGTCTACAACGCCGCCAACGAGGAGGCGGCCGCCGCGTTCCTGCAGGGGCGGATCACGTTCGGCGCCATTGTCAGAACAATCGCCGACGTGCTGCACGCCGCGGACAAATGGGCGCCGCAATTGGGGGAAGTACCCGCTACCGTGGATGACGTACTAGACGCGCAGCGCTGGGCGCGTGAGCGAGCACAACACGTCGTGCGAGCCGCGAGCCCCGCAGGAGTCTGA
- a CDS encoding DUF2631 domain-containing protein, translated as MASTEVDHYNGVDPAEVPSAAWGWSKINIRTWHGLGVFIIIFLLAMLRGNHIGHVENAYLIGFALLALAILVRDWWGRRRGWLK; from the coding sequence GTGGCCAGTACCGAGGTCGATCACTACAACGGCGTCGATCCCGCCGAGGTGCCGTCCGCCGCGTGGGGCTGGAGCAAGATCAACATCCGCACCTGGCACGGGCTCGGCGTGTTCATCATCATCTTCCTGCTGGCGATGCTGCGCGGTAACCACATCGGCCACGTCGAAAACGCCTACCTGATCGGCTTCGCCCTGCTCGCCCTCGCGATTCTGGTTCGCGACTGGTGGGGCCGCCGGCGCGGCTGGCTCAAGTAA